In Marasmius oreades isolate 03SP1 chromosome 3, whole genome shotgun sequence, a single window of DNA contains:
- a CDS encoding uncharacterized protein (CAZy:AA9), producing MHLSSFILTAFLVARASAHGFLAQVHIGSRQYEGNSVGNPPRDSIIRQLTDVGPNKGADNPSINCGHGAKPAPLVADAMPGDKMTFDWRDGDGNKHWPHDMGPMLTYMAPCGNRPCNEFDPMDAKWFKIQETGMLPDRTWKQADLKHGDTIHAVIPNNLASGNYLVRSEIIALHNANEKHGAEFYVDCVQIRVGGNKSGKPADKDVVKFPGAYSDEDPGIWVPKIYDGLQPSDYVIPGPRIAPFITGNSDGSASILDSSAEEGKGYQQSNSSDGTVPTSVSEDNDDCDDSSEGQSEDSDAEVDHDEQGLESDSCDDDGETSKEASDMEGDEQNRSSQDSNEHSSSQDISSTPNLDAQRSNETATRARHTSSHIAVSKGPFHKPRFTRLRRTFLAH from the exons ATGCATCTTTCATCTTTCATCTTAACCGCCTTTTTAGTTGCTCGGGCCTCTGCACATGGTTTTCTAGCCCAAGTGCATATCGGCAGTCGTCAATACGAGGGTAACTCGGTTGGAAATCCTCCGAGAGATAGCATTATCAGGCAACTTACCGACGTGGGACCAAACAAAGGTGCCGACAATCCTAGCATCAACTGTGGCCACGGCGCCAAGCCAGCGCCACTTGTCGCGGACGCCATGCCAGGCGATAAAATGACCTTTGATTGGAGAGATGGCGACGGCAATAAACAT TGGCCACACGATATGGGCCCAATGCTGACCTACATGGCGCCCTGCGGCAATAGACCTTGCAATGAGTTCGACCCTATGGATGCAAAGTGGTTTAAGATTCAGGAAACTGGGATGCTTCCAGATCGCACATGGAAACAAGCCGACCTCAAACACGGTGATACCATTCATGCGGTCATTCCGAACAACCTAGCGTCCGGAAACTACTTGGTCCGTAGCGAGATCATCGCCCTTCATAACGCCAACGAAAAGCACGGTGCCGAGTTTTATGTCGACTGTGTTCAGATTCGCGTGGGTGGAAACAAGAGCGGAAAACCTGCTGATAAAGACGTTGTCAAGTTCCCTGGTGCGTACAGTGACGAAGATCCCGGGATCTGGGTGCCAAAG ATTTATGATGGCCTTCAACCATCCGACTATGTCATCCCTGGACCAAGGATCGCACCATTCATCACTGGGAATTCTGACGGCTCAGCCTCGATTCTGGACTCTTCTGCCGAAGAAGGCAAGGGCTATCAGCAGAGTAACTCCTCGGATGGAACAGTCCCCACATCAGTTTCAGAGGATAACGATGACTGTGACGATTCGTCTGAAGGTCAAAGCGAGGATTCCGATGCCGAAGTTGACCACGACGAGCAGGGTTTGGAGTCAGACTCTTGTGATGATGACGGTGAAACGTCCAAGGAGGCGTCAGACATGGAGGGCGACGAGCAGAACAGATCGTCGCAGGATTCGAATGAACATAGTTCATCTCAAGACATTTCTTCAACTCCCAATCTTGATGCACAAAGATCAAACGAGACTGCGACTCGTGCCCGCCATACCTCAAGTCACATCGCTGTATCGAAGGGTCCTTTCCACAAGCCCAGGTTCACGCGTTTGAGAAGAACTTTTTTGGCCCATTGA
- a CDS encoding uncharacterized protein (CAZy:AA9) produces the protein MPGDKMTFDWRDGDGNKHWPHDMGPMLTYMAPCGNRPCNEFDPMDAKWFKIQETGMLPDRTWKQADLKHGDTIHAVIPNNLASGNYLVRSEIIALHNANEKHGAEFYVDCVQIRVGGNKSGKPADKDVVKFPGAYSDEDPGIWVPKIYDGLQPSDYVIPGPRIAPFITGNSDGSASILDSSAEEGKGYQQSNSSDGTVPTSVSEDNDDCDDSSEGQSEDSDAEVDHDEQGLESDSCDDDGETSKEASDMEGDEQNRSSQDSNEHSSSQDISSTPNLDAQRSNETATRARHTSSHIAVSKGPFHKPRFTRLRRTFLAH, from the exons ATGCCAGGCGATAAAATGACCTTTGATTGGAGAGATGGCGACGGCAATAAACAT TGGCCACACGATATGGGCCCAATGCTGACCTACATGGCGCCCTGCGGCAATAGACCTTGCAATGAGTTCGACCCTATGGATGCAAAGTGGTTTAAGATTCAGGAAACTGGGATGCTTCCAGATCGCACATGGAAACAAGCCGACCTCAAACACGGTGATACCATTCATGCGGTCATTCCGAACAACCTAGCGTCCGGAAACTACTTGGTCCGTAGCGAGATCATCGCCCTTCATAACGCCAACGAAAAGCACGGTGCCGAGTTTTATGTCGACTGTGTTCAGATTCGCGTGGGTGGAAACAAGAGCGGAAAACCTGCTGATAAAGACGTTGTCAAGTTCCCTGGTGCGTACAGTGACGAAGATCCCGGGATCTGGGTGCCAAAG ATTTATGATGGCCTTCAACCATCCGACTATGTCATCCCTGGACCAAGGATCGCACCATTCATCACTGGGAATTCTGACGGCTCAGCCTCGATTCTGGACTCTTCTGCCGAAGAAGGCAAGGGCTATCAGCAGAGTAACTCCTCGGATGGAACAGTCCCCACATCAGTTTCAGAGGATAACGATGACTGTGACGATTCGTCTGAAGGTCAAAGCGAGGATTCCGATGCCGAAGTTGACCACGACGAGCAGGGTTTGGAGTCAGACTCTTGTGATGATGACGGTGAAACGTCCAAGGAGGCGTCAGACATGGAGGGCGACGAGCAGAACAGATCGTCGCAGGATTCGAATGAACATAGTTCATCTCAAGACATTTCTTCAACTCCCAATCTTGATGCACAAAGATCAAACGAGACTGCGACTCGTGCCCGCCATACCTCAAGTCACATCGCTGTATCGAAGGGTCCTTTCCACAAGCCCAGGTTCACGCGTTTGAGAAGAACTTTTTTGGCCCATTGA